The Pseudomonas sp. KU26590 genomic sequence TCCCGCTCGGTCAGCAGCTTATGGCTGGGGGCGTGCGAGGCGTTTCTGGGGTTGAGCGCGCTGTTGCTGCTCAACCTTCAGGCGCCGTGGCTGCCGCGCTGGCATCTGGAGCAGACGCCGAGCGCTCACCTCGCTCTGCTCCTCGCCGCCGCGACGGGGCTGATGTACACGTACTGTTTCTTCGTTCAGCGCGGGGTCGAGATGCTCAATCGGCTCCTGATGGGCGTGCTGCTGGTGGTCGGCTTTGGCGCGCTGCTGGTGCTGTTCGTTGAAACGCTGCCGCTGAACATCATGACGTTCCTGCTCGTGGCACTGACCACGGTCAGCATCACCCTCGTGTCGATCTACCACCTGCAGAAGGGTTACTCCCCTGCCCGGCCGTTCGTGATCGCCATGATCGCGTTCAATCTCGGCAACCTCGTGGTGCTGCCGGCCATGCTCTGGCTGACGAGCATTCCCGCGCAGACCCTTATCATCGGGGTGCTGGCGGTGTTTTGCCTGTGCGGCCTGCTGATGAGCATTGCCCTCAGCGAGCGGCATCGCAGCATCACTGAAGACAACTTCAGCATCAGCCGTGAACTGGCGGCGAGTACGGCAGAGATCAACGCCAAGGCCGAGTTTCTGGCGAAGATCAGCCATGAGATTCGCACCCCCATGAACGGCGTTCTAGGGATGACCGAACTGTTGCTGGGCACGCCGCTGTCGGTCAAGCAGCGCGATTACGTGCAGACCATTCACAGCGCCGGCAACGAACTGCTGACCCTGATCAACGAAATCCTCGACATCACCAAACTCGAGTCCGGGCAGATCGAGCTGGACGACGTGCAGTTCGATCTCAACGCGATGATCGAGGACTGCCTGAGCATCTTCCGCGCCAAGGCCGAACAGCAAAGTGTCGAGCTGATCAGCTTCATTCAGCCCCAGGTGCCGCGCGTCATCAGCGGTGACCCGACACGCTTGCGCCAGACGCTGCTCAGTTTGCTGGAGAACGCCTTAAAGAAGACCGACGAGGGCGAGATCCTGTTGGTCGTCGCCCTCGACTCCCGCGGCGGCAAGCCACGACTGCGCATCGCCGTTCAGGACAGCGGTACGCCGCTGACGCCCAAGGAACGCGACGCGCTGCTGCACGCCGAACTGCATAGCAAGAATTTCCTGGCGGCCAGCAAGGTCGGCGGGCATCTGGGGCTGGTCATTGCCCGGCAGCTCATCCTGTTGATGAGCGGCGAGTTCGGCATCCAGAGCGGCACCAACCAGGGCAGCACGTTGTGGCTGAGTCTGCCCCTTGATGCAGAACGACTGGAACAGCCCCCCGCCGACCTGGACAGCCCGCTCAAAGGCGCGCGAGTTCTGGTGGTCGACGACAACGACACCTGCCGCAAGGTGCTGGTCCAGCAGTGCAGCGCGTGGGGGCTCAACGTCAGCGCCGTGCCATCGGGCAAAGAGGCGCTGGCGCTGTTGCGTACAAAAGCTCACCTGCGCGACTACTTTGATATCGTCTTGCTCGACCAGAACATGCCCGGCATGACCGGCATGCAGCTGGCCGCCAAGATCAAGGAAGACCCGAGCCTGAACCACGACATTCTGTTGATCATGCTCACGGGCATCAGCAACGCGCCGAGCAAGATCATCGCACGCAATGCCGGGGTCAAACGCATCCTCGCCAAACCGGTCGCCGGGTACACGCTGAAGACCACGCTGGCCGACGAGCTCAACCAGCGCAACAAAGGCAATGCGCCCTTCTCTGCGGTGCCCGGACTGATCAGCGATATCGACGTGCCCAGCGACTTCCGTATTCTGGTTGCCGAAGACAACAGCATTTCCACCAAGGTCATTCGCGGCATGCTCGGCAAGCTCAACTTGCAGCCGGACACCGCCAGCAATGGCGAAGAGGCCCTGCTGGCAATGAAGACCCGGCGCTATGACCTAGTGCTGATGGACTGCGAAATGCCGATCCTCGACGGCTTCTCGGCGACCCAGCAGTTCCGTGCCTGGGAAACCGGCAATCAGCGCATTCGCACCCCCGTGGTGGCGCTGACTGCGCACATTCTGGCGGAGCACAAGGATCGCGCGCGCCAGTCCGGGATGGACGGCCACATGTCCAAACCGGTGGAGCTGTCGCAGTTACGCGAGCTGGTCGAGTACTGGGTGGAGCAGCGTGCCCGGGAACAGGCGACCCGCGCCATACGCGGCGAAGACCGTTATGAGCAAAACTGACCGCCAGGTGTCCGTTAGGGGCTGATAGACTTGGCGCCGTCCCAGTCTGCTGCCTGAGCTCAAACCATGCTTCACGTGCTGTTCAGCGTTTACCTGAAGATGCTGGTGCTCTATAGCCCGTTCTTCGTCCTGTCCTGCTTCATTTCCCTGAGCCGCGGTTATTCGCGCAAGGAACGCCGGCACCTGGCATGGAAGATCGCCTTGGCGACCCTGGTCTCCAGCGTCCTTCTGTACCTGTTCGGTCGGGTGATTTTCGGGGTCTTCGGCATCACCGCCGATGCCTTCCGTATCGGCGCCGGCAGCGTGCTGTTCATCTCCGCCCTGGCTATGGCGCAGGGCAAGTCCGGCGTGCAGACCGACAACGTCCAGCAGGACGTTGCGATCGTGCCGCTGACCATCCCCATCACCGTCGGCCCCGGCACCATTGGCGCGCTGCTGGTCATGGGCATCAGCCAGCCCCACTGGGATGACAAACTGACTGCCATCGTCAGCATCGCGCTGGCCAGTTTGACCGTCGGCGTAATTCTTTATCTTTCCAACAGCATCGAGCGGATTCTCGGCGATCAAGGCCTGCAGATTGTCAGCCGGCTGATGGGGTTGTTCGTCTGCGCCCTGGCAGCGCAGATCATCTTTACCGGCATCAAGGGATATCTGCTGACCTGACGACGACCGCTATAGCTCGGCAATGGTCTTTTTTGCGGCGTTGGTCAGGGAGTGGCTGATCTTCTCCCGATGCGGCGCATAGCTCTGCTCGGTGAGTGAGAATGACGCGCCATTGGTGCGCACGAGCATGTCGCCGGACAGCGCGTCCCAGAACAGCGGCCCCGGTTGTATCGCACGCGTGGTCATCTGCAGCCCGCACACCAGAATATCTACCGCGCCGGTCCCGCTCGCCCTGCACGGCACCACCTGGAAACTCTCGGACTGACCCGATGAAATCCAAGAACTGAAGAATGTGTTGGCATGCTCGCTGCTCAGTAACGCCTGCAGAGACCCCGCCATTAATGTGTGCAGCTCCGGCGATGTAGCCCTGCCGAAAGCGCTGGCGGGGAGATAACGCAAATCCCGCAAACGCTTGATCGTGACCACGCCAGGATCAATGCTGCCGGTCAGCCTGCCGCCTTTTTGATAGATGATGCGCTGGTAATGCTCTACCCAGGCTTTCCACCTGCGATGCCGATCGTACTTCTGGTCTGCGGACAACTGCGCGTAGAGCAGACAGTCGAGTACGTCGGCACGCAGCTGCGAGGAGATGCCCGGTGTGAACGACACAAAATTCCGGCCCTGGAGCAGGCTTTCGTCAGTGGACATCACCTGCCTCCTTCAGCGCACAGACCAGCCCCGATCGTCGATCTTCCAGCGCCTGGCTGATCTTGGACCGCAACGGCGAGTACACCAGGTCCATCAGCCGCAGCGAGTAGAACCTCAGCTCGACATTGCTGATGATGTTCGCCGGTTGCAGGGGTTCGAACAGAAAGTCGTGTTTCAGCAACGAACCGTGGGTAAAGGTGATGAGGACCATCGATAGCTCGCCGTTGGCGTCCAGGAACCCCAGTTGCAGCACCACTTTCTGACCGTCTTGCGCTTCGCGCGGAATCCCGACGTTAACTGGCTCGAGCGCCTCATTTGCCAAGCGCTCGATGGCAGGCTGATCCGGGTAACTCAACAACGACTGCCAGGCCGTGGACTCTGCCGCAAACAACAGGTCAGCGGGGATGAACATCGGCAGGGTCTTCTTAAGCCATGCCCAGACTGAGCCGGGCCCTAACTCAGCGGAGGGGCAAGCCAATGCCTCGTGGGCTTTAAGCGTCCAGCCGAAACGGGTGAACGCCGCCAGCCAGCTTTCGTTCCAGTCCGATGTGGCTGTGAAACGAGGTTTTTTTTTGGTTGCCGCCAGCTGCATGTACAGAATGCAGTCGGCAGTGTCGCTTTTGCGTTGTGCCCCGCAGGCGCTGTGCATGAAC encodes the following:
- a CDS encoding hybrid sensor histidine kinase/response regulator, giving the protein MRWLRIATRLTVTLLTLLCISSATAEVSAGWSTLVDDQANLNLSDIRSTHYESQFSPVELDKVRATNRDAALWLHYRLPPTTHEQLVRIFAPDLATVDMYVLDGDSLIDHLRSGNRVPREAQPLPSLDFLLPVPHSDKPLDLYLRLKSEQELRPNITLQSAVTSAADERRPLLLGLFFGSLAMLIVQNLTRFAQSRSVSSLWLGACEAFLGLSALLLLNLQAPWLPRWHLEQTPSAHLALLLAAATGLMYTYCFFVQRGVEMLNRLLMGVLLVVGFGALLVLFVETLPLNIMTFLLVALTTVSITLVSIYHLQKGYSPARPFVIAMIAFNLGNLVVLPAMLWLTSIPAQTLIIGVLAVFCLCGLLMSIALSERHRSITEDNFSISRELAASTAEINAKAEFLAKISHEIRTPMNGVLGMTELLLGTPLSVKQRDYVQTIHSAGNELLTLINEILDITKLESGQIELDDVQFDLNAMIEDCLSIFRAKAEQQSVELISFIQPQVPRVISGDPTRLRQTLLSLLENALKKTDEGEILLVVALDSRGGKPRLRIAVQDSGTPLTPKERDALLHAELHSKNFLAASKVGGHLGLVIARQLILLMSGEFGIQSGTNQGSTLWLSLPLDAERLEQPPADLDSPLKGARVLVVDDNDTCRKVLVQQCSAWGLNVSAVPSGKEALALLRTKAHLRDYFDIVLLDQNMPGMTGMQLAAKIKEDPSLNHDILLIMLTGISNAPSKIIARNAGVKRILAKPVAGYTLKTTLADELNQRNKGNAPFSAVPGLISDIDVPSDFRILVAEDNSISTKVIRGMLGKLNLQPDTASNGEEALLAMKTRRYDLVLMDCEMPILDGFSATQQFRAWETGNQRIRTPVVALTAHILAEHKDRARQSGMDGHMSKPVELSQLRELVEYWVEQRAREQATRAIRGEDRYEQN
- a CDS encoding MarC family protein, translating into MLHVLFSVYLKMLVLYSPFFVLSCFISLSRGYSRKERRHLAWKIALATLVSSVLLYLFGRVIFGVFGITADAFRIGAGSVLFISALAMAQGKSGVQTDNVQQDVAIVPLTIPITVGPGTIGALLVMGISQPHWDDKLTAIVSIALASLTVGVILYLSNSIERILGDQGLQIVSRLMGLFVCALAAQIIFTGIKGYLLT